The Pandoraea apista genomic interval AGCGCGCCACCAGATCTTTCGTCCGGCAAGATCGATCAGGGCATAAAGCCCCCCCGATATCACGGTGATGGTCACAATCACGGAGAACATGAGGTCGGTCTTTGCCGACGCATTTGCCAGCAGAATCAAACTCCCGAGTCCGTTTTCCGAACCAACGAACTCGCCAACGATGGCCCCGATCACCGCCAGCGGCATCGCCATCTTGCAACCGTCGACAAAGCTCGGCAGTGCGCTCGGCACGCGCAGCTTCCAGAAGGTGCGCAAGGCGGATGCGTTCATCGCCCGGAAGTGCTCGACCAGATGCGACGGCGTGCCCGCCAGCCCGCCCAACGTCGAGATCACAATGGGGAAGAAGGCGAACAGGAACGCCATGAGGATCTTCGACGTTGCCCCATATCCGCACCACACGATGAGCAACGGCGCGAGCGCCACTTTCGGAATGCCCTGGATCGCCACGATCATCGGCATCACGGTGCGCCGCAGGCCGTCGAAGAAAAACACCAGCAGACTGATGAGCACTCCGCCGAGCACTGCGGCGACGAAGCCCGCGACCACCTGCCACGTCGTAATGAAGGCGTGATGCGCGAGCGCCGCCCGGTTCTCCCAGAACGCACTCGCAACAGCACTGCCCGATGGCAGGAGATATGGCTTGATATGAAATAGCGCCACCCCCATTTCCCAAACGATCGCCAGCAACACGAACCCGATAGCGGCATCAAAACGACGCAATGACTTGCGCATGGCCTCCCCCTTAATTGTTGTGATTGTCGTCGCCATCGCCTGTGCGCGGCCCCCACGCAGGAGGCGGCACAAGGAAACGCTGGAAATGCCATTGATCAAAGGCGTCGAGGTTGTTCTCCCACGTACGCGGCACATGAGGCGTTGCCGCGTTCATCTGAATCATGTCGCAATAGAATTCGACATAGTTGCCATCGGGATCTTTGAACACCAGGAAGACGTTCTCGCCCGGACCGTGCTTGCCGATTCCACGCACGATCTCGACACCCTTCGCCTTCAGAAACGCGGCGGCGCGTTCGATTTCGTCAAGATTGGCCAGTTGATAAGCGAAATGCTCCAGGCCCGGCCGCCGGGTGTCGGGCCCGTCGTCGAACTTCGGGGAGTCGGCCGGCAGCTGCGCGAGCGCCAGATCATGATGTTCCTCGCCGCAGCGAAGAAAGACCATCTGGTCACCAATACGGTCCGACACCTCCAGGCCGACAATGTCGACGTAAAAGCGAGCGGACGCCTTTAGATCGCGCACCATCATGACCAAATGGCCGAGGCGGCGGGGACGAGGGCGTGTCATTGCGATATCTCCATTGCGTGTGTGTCTCGAAAACCAGCGGTCGACGCTCGGCCCCCGGCCTCAGAATGCATGCTGCATACCCGTGACAACGGCCATCTGCCGATTCGTGGACGACGGCCCGCCAATGCCCTGGAGCACGGCCACCGCGCCATTACCCGACGCCATCTGGTACAGCACGTTCACGTATAGCGACGTGCGTTTTGAGAGCGAATAGACATCTGCGACGCTGAACTGCGTCCACCGCTGGCCGTTGAACCGCGAGTACGCAACGCCAGCGTTGACGGCATTCGTGAGCGTCCACTGGAAGTTCGCCCCCAAATCGTAGTTCGTCATCGTCTGCGCATTGCCGCCTGCGGCGATGCGTGTGGCGGTGATCAACGCATGCAGCAACCAGCGCTCGATCCGGTACGACATGCCCACGCCGTAATTGCGCACGTTATCCGTTGGAAACGTCGCACCGTTCGCGAGACTGACGCCTTGATAGGCAGGCAGCCCGAGGCCCCCACCCAGATTCAACGCGCGGTTGTTCTCGCTCTCGTAAGTCGCGCCGATTTTGAGCGGGCCGTTTGCGTAATCCAGCGCGAACGCATAATTGCGCCCCTGCGCAAACGCACCGGCCTGATTCGAAAACCCGTACATCGCCCCCGCCGTCAGGCCGCCAATGCTGGGTGTGCGGTACTTGACCGAGTTGTCGTACTGGAAGGTGTTGGCCAACTCGTCGAAGTTGCCCGGGTGCATGGCGTAGAAGCTGCCCAGGTTGAAGCCCGTGGAGAACGGCGCGAGGATGTCGAAGTTGAAGGTCGTCTGATGCCCAAACGTCAACGTACCTGCACGCGCCGACGCGAGCCCCACAAACGCCTGGCGGTTGAACATCACGCCCGGGCGGATCATGTTGCCGTTCAATACGGAAAACCCGCCCTGCAAGTTGAAGATTGCGCGATTCCCCTCGCCCAGGTCCTCGCTGCCGCGAATCCCCCAGAAGTTGGGCACCAGGTTGCCTTCCTGTGCCGCGAACAGCGCGTTACCTCTCACATTGTTGACGTACATCACGCCGGCATCGATGTTGCCGTATAGCGTGACGTTACTCTGGGCAAAAGCGGTCCCGCTGCACAGCGCCAGAAGCGCCAGAAGCGCCGTAGCCGATCGAATGCGGTTCATGAATGTGTCTCTCTGTATTGATCTATTGTTGTCCGGGGCACGCGATGCCGACGCTCTGCCGTGCAGCGTCAGGCAACACCCATGATTTCGCCAAGCTCGGTCACCAGCCGCCCGTATTCGGGGAGTCGACGCGTGACCTTCGGATCGCGCGGGCGCGGCAGGTTGACGCGAATGTCTTGCACGACTCGCCCCGGGCGGGGCGACATCACCAACACCCGGTCTGCCATAAACACGGCTTCGTCAATGCTGTGCGTTACAAGCAGCACGCTTTGCCGGTTCGTCTGACATAGCCGCAGCAGCTCGACATTCAGGCGGTCACGCGTCAGGGCGTCGAGTGCGCCGAAGGGTTCGTCGAGCAGCAGCAGATCCGGCTGCGTGATCAGTGCCTGTCCCAACGCCACCCGCTGCCGCATGCCGCCCGACAACTCGTGCGGATAGCGGTTTGCAAAGTCGTCGAGACCAAGCACTTGCAACATGCCGGGCACCCGCTCGTTGATCACATTGCGTGGCATGCCGCGTGTCTGCGCGCACAGGCAGAGATTCTCGACCACGTTCAACCACGGCAACAGGTTGTAGGTCTGAAACACGATCCCGACATGCGGGGACGGCGCTTTGACTTCGTCGCCGAACACCCTCACCACCCCTGACGGATCGCAGGGATACAGCCCGCCGATCAGTCGCAGCAATGTGCTCTTGCCACAGCCGCTGGGGCCCAGCACCGCAACAAACTCGCCGCGCGGCACCTCCAGCGAGAGCGGATCGAGCGCACGCACGCCGGCCCCCTCAAACGTCTTTGCGACCTCATGCAGCGAAATGGCGAGCGCCGCGGGCACATCGCCGGGCACTGCCGCACGCGGGCGCGTGCCATCGGCTGCGGGCGAACTCATCACCTTCATCGTCAACACATCGCGCTCCTTGCGAGGAATGAGCGAAGCGAGCGTCATTTGCGCGCGCCAACCCAGCCGTTATGAGAGATGTCGAACACATTGCCGAGGGGATCGCGGAATTTCTTTTCGTAGTACAGCGATGTCTTGTCTATCGGCAGATCCATGAAAAATTCGCCGCCATTCTGTGTGATGGCGTCCGATTGCGCGTCGAGGTCGTCGCACCAGAAACCAATGTGATGAAAGCCGACAAAGTCCTTGCCTTTGTCCAGCCCCGCCGATTCGTCGTTCTTGTAGTTCAACAGCGCGAGGCACACTGTGCCGTCCGTGAGATAGACGCCGCTCGCCAGCGGTGAATCGGTCTGTCCTGCAATCGTCATGCCGAACGTTTCGCAATAGAATTTCGCAGTCTCGGCCGGATTCGGCACGGCGAGGGCAATGTGGCGCAGCTTGGCCATGGTTGTGCTCCTGTCTGTCGTTCGTGGTTCTTGGTAGTTCTTTGGGAAAGCGGCCTTCGCGAGGGCCGCAGTGCTTTAGCCGAGGCAAACGCTCCGGCACGAATTCACCAGGCGACTCAGTCGAAGAATGCGTCTGTGTAGATGTCCTCGCTCTTGACCTTGCCGCCGAGCCTGAAGGCGCTGTCGATAAAGGCCGCCGTCTTGTTCATGCGGTCTGGCGACATCCAGCCGAGCGACTTCTTCGACGCGGTCTTGTCGACGATCAGATCGGCCGTCTCCGACACCTGCTGGGTGAGTACGTCGCGATCGAGCATTGGGTACTGCTTCGCGATGATGTCGACCGTCTCTTTCTGGTGTGCCACCAGATAGTCGTAACCCTTATAGGTCGCTTGCACGAACTTGCGAACCATCTCGGGGTCTTTCCTGATCAGTTCGTCGGAGGTGACGATGCCGTTGCCGTAGATGTCCAGTCCGTAGTCGGCATACTCGATGGCGCGAAGGGTGAGCTTCGCCTGACGCGCATCTTTCTGGATCACCGCGCGGTTCGAGCCGCGCCAGCATTCGGCAAGATCGATCCGGCCCTGAATGAGAGACAGATCTACCACCGAGGGGTCCATTTGCACGAGACGGAGATAGTCGCGCGGCAACTTGTTCTTTTCGAGCCACGCCGGTGCAATGTTCTGCACCGGCGACCCCGCACCTCCACCGAGGCGCTTGCCCGCCAGATCCTTCAGCGATGTGGCTTTGGTGTTCTCTTCCACGTAGCAAAGGCCGGCCGGCCATCGCGTATTGATCGCGCCCACCATGCGTGTCTGGCCGCCGTTGGCCCGGTTGAGCGATACGCTCACCGGATCTCCATAGCCAAACTGAAATGCACCGCGATCCACCTCGTTGACGGTCCGATTGCCGCCGTAGCCGCGCACTGCCGTGACATCGAGACCCACGTCGCGGTAGAAGCCCTTATCGATCGCCACCAGCACGCCCGCCGTACTCCCTTGCGGAACCCACGCCAGATTGAACGTCACGGCCTGTCCCGCCTGCGCGGCTCCGGCGCAGAACGCAACGCCCGCAACCCACGCGGCCCAATACTGAATTCGCTTGCCCCACTTCATGGTGTCTCCTGTGAGAATGCCTCTTGCCGTGCACACGAGGTTGCGGAGGTACGATCTGCGGGGCTAAGCAGCTGCCACCGGGTTGCGCAACGTGCCGATGCCCGCGATGTGCGCTTCCATGACATCGCCCGGCTTGAGATAGATGCCGCGCCCCATGCCCACGCCAGTTGGTGTGCCGGTAGCGATCACGTCGCCCGGCTGCAACGTGAGAATCGTCGACAGGTAAGCGATCTGCTCGCGTACGTTGAAGATCATCTCGGCGGTCGAGCCGTTCTGCATCACGTCGTCGTTCACCTTCAGACGCATGTGAACGTCTTGCGGATCGGGAATCTGGTTGGCCGGCACGATCCACGGACCGATCGGCGCGAACGTGTCAAAGCATTTGCCGCGGAACCAGTCGAACTTGAAGGGGAAATCGGTGCGCATATTCAGATCGCGTGCCGACACGTCGTTCACGACCGTATAGCCCGCCACACAATCGAGCGCTCGCTCGACGCTGATGTTGCGCGTCGTCTGGCCAATCACCGCACCCAGCTCGATCTCCCAGTCGACCTGTTGGGACGCCGCGGGCATACGCACCACGTCGTTCTGGCCGATCACCGACGTATTCGGCTTCAAAAATACATAAGGTTGGCTGTCAGCTTTGGCGGCCAGCACCGTCCCCATTTCATTCGCGTGCTCGACGAAATTCGACGCCGCACAGAACACCCGTTGCGGGCGCACGGGCGGCAGGATGTCGTTCGCCCCGATCGTCAGCGGACGCATCTCCCCACGCTTCGCCTCTGCCTTCGCCGCGAATCGATCCAATTCGAGCGAAACATCCGGCCATTGGGCAATCAGGCCGTCGACCGGCAGCGTCGCCCAGGCGGGCAACGCCCCGTCGAAGACGAGACGTGCCGCGTT includes:
- a CDS encoding ABC transporter permease, which encodes MRKSLRRFDAAIGFVLLAIVWEMGVALFHIKPYLLPSGSAVASAFWENRAALAHHAFITTWQVVAGFVAAVLGGVLISLLVFFFDGLRRTVMPMIVAIQGIPKVALAPLLIVWCGYGATSKILMAFLFAFFPIVISTLGGLAGTPSHLVEHFRAMNASALRTFWKLRVPSALPSFVDGCKMAMPLAVIGAIVGEFVGSENGLGSLILLANASAKTDLMFSVIVTITVISGGLYALIDLAGRKIWWRAL
- a CDS encoding fumarylacetoacetate hydrolase family protein, giving the protein MVWYALANYRNGTTERAALVLSGEQLFDLANAARLVFDGALPAWATLPVDGLIAQWPDVSLELDRFAAKAEAKRGEMRPLTIGANDILPPVRPQRVFCAASNFVEHANEMGTVLAAKADSQPYVFLKPNTSVIGQNDVVRMPAASQQVDWEIELGAVIGQTTRNISVERALDCVAGYTVVNDVSARDLNMRTDFPFKFDWFRGKCFDTFAPIGPWIVPANQIPDPQDVHMRLKVNDDVMQNGSTAEMIFNVREQIAYLSTILTLQPGDVIATGTPTGVGMGRGIYLKPGDVMEAHIAGIGTLRNPVAAA
- a CDS encoding ABC transporter substrate-binding protein, encoding MKWGKRIQYWAAWVAGVAFCAGAAQAGQAVTFNLAWVPQGSTAGVLVAIDKGFYRDVGLDVTAVRGYGGNRTVNEVDRGAFQFGYGDPVSVSLNRANGGQTRMVGAINTRWPAGLCYVEENTKATSLKDLAGKRLGGGAGSPVQNIAPAWLEKNKLPRDYLRLVQMDPSVVDLSLIQGRIDLAECWRGSNRAVIQKDARQAKLTLRAIEYADYGLDIYGNGIVTSDELIRKDPEMVRKFVQATYKGYDYLVAHQKETVDIIAKQYPMLDRDVLTQQVSETADLIVDKTASKKSLGWMSPDRMNKTAAFIDSAFRLGGKVKSEDIYTDAFFD
- a CDS encoding ABC transporter ATP-binding protein, with the translated sequence MTLASLIPRKERDVLTMKVMSSPAADGTRPRAAVPGDVPAALAISLHEVAKTFEGAGVRALDPLSLEVPRGEFVAVLGPSGCGKSTLLRLIGGLYPCDPSGVVRVFGDEVKAPSPHVGIVFQTYNLLPWLNVVENLCLCAQTRGMPRNVINERVPGMLQVLGLDDFANRYPHELSGGMRQRVALGQALITQPDLLLLDEPFGALDALTRDRLNVELLRLCQTNRQSVLLVTHSIDEAVFMADRVLVMSPRPGRVVQDIRVNLPRPRDPKVTRRLPEYGRLVTELGEIMGVA
- a CDS encoding VOC family protein, with translation MAKLRHIALAVPNPAETAKFYCETFGMTIAGQTDSPLASGVYLTDGTVCLALLNYKNDESAGLDKGKDFVGFHHIGFWCDDLDAQSDAITQNGGEFFMDLPIDKTSLYYEKKFRDPLGNVFDISHNGWVGARK
- a CDS encoding porin encodes the protein MNRIRSATALLALLALCSGTAFAQSNVTLYGNIDAGVMYVNNVRGNALFAAQEGNLVPNFWGIRGSEDLGEGNRAIFNLQGGFSVLNGNMIRPGVMFNRQAFVGLASARAGTLTFGHQTTFNFDILAPFSTGFNLGSFYAMHPGNFDELANTFQYDNSVKYRTPSIGGLTAGAMYGFSNQAGAFAQGRNYAFALDYANGPLKIGATYESENNRALNLGGGLGLPAYQGVSLANGATFPTDNVRNYGVGMSYRIERWLLHALITATRIAAGGNAQTMTNYDLGANFQWTLTNAVNAGVAYSRFNGQRWTQFSVADVYSLSKRTSLYVNVLYQMASGNGAVAVLQGIGGPSSTNRQMAVVTGMQHAF
- a CDS encoding VOC family protein, whose product is MTRPRPRRLGHLVMMVRDLKASARFYVDIVGLEVSDRIGDQMVFLRCGEEHHDLALAQLPADSPKFDDGPDTRRPGLEHFAYQLANLDEIERAAAFLKAKGVEIVRGIGKHGPGENVFLVFKDPDGNYVEFYCDMIQMNAATPHVPRTWENNLDAFDQWHFQRFLVPPPAWGPRTGDGDDNHNN